GCATCTTGTTGTCGGCCGCCATTTCACGCTCGCCCTGGAAGACGCGGATGGTGACCGCGTTCTGGCTGTCCTCGGCGGTCGAGAACACCTGGCTCTTCTTGGTCGGGATCGTGGTGTTGCGGTCGATGATGCGGGTGAACACGCCGCCCAGCGTCTCGATGCCCAGCGACAGCGGCGTCACGTCGAGCAGAAGCACGTCCTTGACGTCGCCCTGGAGCACGCCGGCCTGGATCGCGGCGCCGATCGCCACGACTTCGTCCGGGTTGACGCCCTTGTGCGGCTCCTTGCCGAACAGCTGCTTCACGACTTCCTGGACCTTCGGCATGCGCGACATGCCGCCGACCAGAACCACTTCGCCGATCTCACCGGCGGTGACGCCGGCATCCTTGAGCGCCTTGCGGCAGGGCTCGACGGTCTTCTGGACGAGGTCGTCGACCAGCGCCTCGAACTTGGCGCGGGTGAGCTTCATCGTCAGATGCTTCGGGCCGGTCTGGTCCGCGGTGATGAAGGGCAGGTTGATCTCGGTCTGGGTCGTCGACGACAGTTCGATCTTGGCCTTTTCAGCGGCTTCCTTCAGGCGCTGCAACGCGAGCTTGTCGTTGCGCAGGTTGATGCCCTGCTCCTTCTGGAATTCGTCGGCGAGATAGCCGACCAGGCGCATGTCGAAGTCCTCGCCGCCGAGGAAGGTGTCGCCGTTGGTCGACTTCACCTCGAATACGCCGTCGCCGATCTCGAGGATCGAAATATCGAACGTGCCGCCGCCGAGATCGTACACCGCGATGGTGCCGGTCTTAGTCTTGTCGAGGCCATAGGCGAGCGCAGCCGCGGTCGGCTCGTTGATGATGCGCAGCACCTCGAGGCCCGCGATCTTGCCGGCGTCCTTGGTCGCCTGACGCTGGGCGTCGTTGAAGTAGGCAGGAACGGTGATGACGGCCTGGTCGACCTTCTGGCCGAGATGGGCTTCCGCGGTCTCCTTCATCTTCTGCAAGATGAACGCCGACACCTGCGAGGGCGAGTAGGTCTGGCCGTCGGCCTCGACCCAGGCGTCGCCGTTGGAAGCCTTCACGATCTTGTAGGGAACGAGCTTCTTGTCCTTCTCGACCATCGGGTCGTCGTAGCGGCGGCCGATGAGGCGCTTCACTGCGAAGAAGGTGCGCTCGGGATTGGTGACAGCCTGACGCTTGGCCGGCTGGCCGACGAGGCGCTCACCGTCGTCCGTGACGGCGACGATCGAAGGCGTCGTGCGCATGCCTTCGGAATTCTCGATGACTTTGGCGTTCTTGCCATCCATCACGGCGACGCACGAATTCGTGGTGCCGAGGTCGATCCCAATGACCTTTCCCATGGTCCCGATATCCTTCTTTTTGCAGCAGGTTGGCTGGGCCCAGAAGGCACCCAAACCGAAACCCCCTAAGATCAAACATCCGCGATATTGCGATGATTGAGGCTCATATAGGAGGGGGGGAGGGGCCCGCAAGGACCGAAGTCGGGTTTCTGCCGCGAAAACATTGGGTTTTGGAAGATCATATCCGGGCTTCACCGCCCTTGCGGGTGAGGAATTATTAACAGGTTCAAGCCTCGGCAAGCCCCGCTGCCGCGGCCGATCCTCGCCCTGTTACAGCACGCCTAAACCCGGTAAAAGGCGGACCGGCCGGGCAGCCGCCACGGCTGCTTCGCGCGACAAAGCGGCCCGGTGTCCGACCATCGAACGGCCTCAATGTGAACCAATCAGAGTGCCCATGAAGCTGACCCGTCCCCTCGCCGCGCTCGCCCTCTTCATTACCTCCGCGTTTCCGGCCGTTGCCGCCGACGCCGTGTTTCCGCCCGGCTTGCGCCTGGGCATGGTGCCGTTGGTCGGCCTCAACACCGCAAAAACCTTTCCGGGCTTCGAGAGCGAGGACGGCGGCGTCAAGGTGCTGATCACCGAGCTGCCGCCGGCGGCCTATGGCGAGGTCGTGAGCGCCTTCAACTCCAATCCGGCGGGCGCGAATGGCGTCAAGCAGGACAAGGTCGAGACTCCCGCGGGCCTCGCTTATTTCACCACCGAAAGCGGCAAGGCCGGCGACACCCTGGTGAAGCGCTATTCGATGATCGTGCCGGGCGCCGGCTTCTCGGGTTATGTCGCGGTGCAGATCCCGGAGAATGCGACCAAGATCTACACGGATGAAGCGGTGCGGCAGATGTTTGCTACCGCCGTCACCCGCAAGCGGGTCTCGGCCGAGGAGCAGATCGCGCTGATGCCGTTCAAGATCACCGATCTCGCCGACTTCAAGGACATCCGCACGCTGGCGCCGGGCTCGAGCATCATCCTGGCCGACGGCGACGAGAGCACCGGCTATGAGACGAAGCCGTTCATGATCCTCGGCCTGATCGGCGCCACCCCGCAAGCCGCGGGCGACCGCGCCCGCTTCGCCCAGGAGGCGGCGCTTCAGATCCCCGGCGTGCGCGAATCGCGCGTCACCATGTCCGAGCCGATCCGCATCAATGGCCAGCAAGGCTTCGAGACCCGGATCGACGGCGTCAGCGGCAAGGACAAAGTCCCGGTGACCGTGGTGCAGTGGATCCGCTTCTCGAGCGGCGGCGCCTCGCTGCGCATCATCGCCAGCGCCCCGCGGGACCAGTGGCAGCCCGCCTTCACCCGCTTCCGCGCCGTGCGCGACGGCATCCAGCCGAAGGGCTGAATCGTTCGGCATACGCGGTGTCGTTCCTGCGCACGCAGGGACGACAGTGAGTTTTGGGGCCGGCAGCCCAACCCCTCACCAGGACGGCTGCATTTTCGGGCTTCTGTTCGTATACGAACGGAACTAGGCTTCGCTTCCGTTGGATCATCCCAAGGGAGGCGAATGATGCTGGACCGACGACAAGTCTTCGCAATGCTCGGAACGACGGCGCTGGCGAGCCTCGCGCCGACCGCACTCTTTGCAGCGGCACCGATCAAGCCTGACGAGACCTCCGCCCTGCTCGTGATCGACGTGCAGAACTGCTTCCTGCCCGGCGGCAGTCTCGCGGTGAAAGAGGGCGAGCAGGTGGTCCCCATCATCAACAAGATCTCGAAAGCGTTTGCGAATGTGGTGATGACGCAGGACTGGCACACGCCGGGCCACGTCTCGTTCGCATCGGTGCATTCGGGCAAGAAGCCGTTCGAGACCGTCGACCTTCCCTACGGCAAGCAGGTGCTGTGGCCGGACCATTGCGTGCAGGGCACCGAGGGAGCCGCGCTGTCGAAGGACCTTGCGATCCCGCACGCCGAGCTCATCATCCGCAAGGGCTTTCACAAGAACGTCGACAGCTATTCGGCCTTTCTCGAAGCCGACGGCAAGACCTCGACCGGACTTGCCGGATATCTCAAGGGGCGCAAGATCAAGCGCGTTTTCGTGGCGGGTTTGGCGACGGACTTCTGCGTTGCCTGGACCGCGCTCGATGGGCGCAAGGCAGGCTTCGAGGTTTATGTGGTGGAAGACGCCTGCCGCGGCATCGACACGCAGGGTTCGCTGGCAAAGGCCTGGGCCGATATGGCCAAGGCCGGCGTCAAGCGGATTCAGTCGGCGGATATCGCGGTGAGCGCGTAGGCGACGCGCTCTATCCTCCCGTCATTCCGGGGCGCGCGTCAGCGCGAGCCCGGAATCCATTAGACGGTTGTCTCCGCTGCGCGATGGATTCCGGGCTCGCGACTACGTCGCGCCCCGGAATGACAACCAAACTCAGTTCGGCGCGTCGCTGGACTCGTTGTTGTTCGCCGCCGGCGCTGCCTTCGCGCCGCCCTTGGCGACACCGACCAAAGCCGGGCGCAGCACGCGCTCGCCGATGGTATAGCCGGCCTGCATGATCTGGACCACGGTGCCCGACGGCACCGACGGATCGGGGACTTCGTACATCGCCTGGTGGAAGTTCGGGTCGAACTTCTGGCCCTGCGGATCGAGCTTCTTCACGCCGTGCTTTTCCAGAGCGTTGAGCAGGGACCGCTCGGTGAGCTCGACGCCCTCGATCAGCGAGGTCAGACCGGGATCGGCCGTGGCGCGGGCCTCGGCCGGGACGGCATCGAGCGCGCGCTGGAGATTGTCGGCGATATCGAGCACGTCGCGGGCAAAGCCGGTGATGCCATAGAGGCGGGCGTCGGCGACCTCCTTGGCGGTGCGCTTGCGCAGATTCTCCATCTCGGCCAGCGTCCGCAGCATGCGGTCGCGCGCTTCGGTGGCTTCCTTCTGCAACGTTTCGACCGAGCCGGGCTCGGGATCGTCGGGCATGATGTAGGGCTTTGACACCACGGGCTCAGGCGTCGGCGCGGTCGTGTCTTCGGGTTGCCGGTCTCGATCGGTCATCGGCTCTAATCTCGAACTCGTTTCCAGGATTGTTGGCCCGGATATCGTGCCTGAGCGCGCGAAAATCAAGCGCCCGTGATCGGCGGAAACGCCTGTCAGCCTCCCAAAAGGCGGCTGACGATGCGGGCGGCATAATCCACGGTCGGGATCACACGGGCATAATTCAGCCGCGTCGGGCCGATCACGCCCAGGACGCCGACGATGTGGCCGGCGGCATCCCGATAGGGCGAGATGATGGTGGAGGAGCCTGACAGCGAAAACAGCTTGTTCTCGCTGCCGATGAAGATGCGCACGCCTTCCGCAGTCTCGGCCCGGCCCAGGAGGTCGATGACGCCGCGCTTGGTCTCGAGATCGTCGAACAAAAGACGCACCCGCTCCAGATCCTCCAGCGCGTGCAGATCTTCCAGCAGATTGGCGTGGCCGCGGACGATGAGCTGGCGGTCCTCGTTCTCGCCGCCGGACCAGCTTGCGATTCCGGCCGAGATCACCTTCTGCGTCAGCTGATCGAGTTCGGCGCGGGCTTCCCCGAGTGCCGTCTCGAGCTCGAGCCGGGCCTCGGCCAGAGTGCGGCCGCGGATGCGTGCATTGAGGAAATTCCCGGCCTCGGTGATCGCCGAGGAGGGAACCCCGGGCGGTAGCGACAGCACGCGGTTTTCGACCTGGCCGTCCTCGCCGACCAGGATGACCAGGGCCTTCTCCGGTTCCAGACGGACGAATTCGATGTGTTTGAGCCGCGCATTGGATTTTGGCGTCAGCACCACAGCCGCCGCCCGCGTGAGTCCGGACAGCCGCGTCAGGGCTTGGTCCAGCGCCGCCTCGACCGAATGCGCCTGGCCGACGGATGTGAGCTGGCTCTGGATCGACTGGCGCTCGGCCTCATTGAGGTCGCCCACTTGCATCAGGGCATCGACGAAAAAGCGCAAGCCCAGTTCCGTCGGCAACCGGCCGGCAGAGGTATGAGGCGCGTAGATCAGGCCGAGCTGTTCCAGGTCGGCCATGACGTTGCGAACCGAGGCCGGCGACAGCGGCATCGCGATGAGGCGCGAGATATTACGTGATCCCACGGGCTCGCCGGTCGCGAGATAGCTCTCGACAATTTGCCGAAAGATGTCGCGGGAACGCTCGTTGAGCTGGGCAAGGCCTGCGCGCGGCGCGATCAGATGGATCGGATCGTGATGGGTCACAAACAGTAACTCCTCTCAGATACACGTAATTTGTCTATCCCGGGCGCTTCTGACAAGCGTGGCGTTCGCGGCCACGAAATCGGGGGGTGAAAAAACCTTGCCGCCCACCCTCACCCCCCCTACAAGCACCGCGAACAGCCCTACACCTGCGAGTTTTGGAGGATTTCCCATGCGGCCAAGCCGCCGTGCGCCCGACGAACTGCGCCCCGTGACACTGGAGCGCGGCGTGGTCAAATACGCGGAAGGCTCCTGCCTCGTGAAATTCGGCGATACCCATGTGCTGGTCACCGCCACGCTGGAAGAGCGCCTGCCGCCCTGGCTGAAGGGCCAGGGCCGCGGCTGGGTCACCGCCGAATACGGCATGCTGCCGCGCGCGACCTCGGAACGCACCCGTCGCGAGGCCTCCGCCGGCAAGCAAAGCGGCCGCACCGTCGAGATCCAGCGCCTGATCGGCCGCTCGCTTCGCACCATCGTCGACCTCGAAGCGCTCGGTGAGCGCCAGATCACGGTCGATTGCGACGTGCTCCAGGCCGACGGCGGCACCCGCACGGCCTCGATCACCGGTGCCTGGGTCGCGCTCGCCGATTGCATCAACTGGATGAAGGCGCGCAACATGATCAAGGCCAATGTGATGCGCGACAACGTCGCTGCGATCTCCTGCGGCATCTACAACGGCACGCCGGTGCTCGATCTCGACTACGCCGAGGACTCGGAAGCCCAGACCGACGCCAATTTCGTCTTGACCGGCGACGGCCGCATCGTCGAGGTGCAGGGCACGGCGGAACGCGAGCCGTTCACCCAGGACGAGTTCCTGAAGTTGATGGCGCTGGCCCAGAAGGGCATCGCGCGTCTGGTGGACTTGCAGAAACTGGCTGTGGCGTAGTCAATAGGCCCATGCACCGCCGAATCACGGACAAGCTCGTCATCGCGACCCACAATCCCGGCAAGCTCGCCGAGATGCGGGAGCTGCTTGCGCCGTACGGCATCGCGGCGGTGTCGGCCGGCGAGCTCGGCCTCGGCGAGCCGGACGAAACCGGCGGCGATTTCCGCAGCAACGCGGCGATCAAGGCGATCGCGGCGGCGCAGGCGACCAAGCTTCCCGCCTTCGCCGACGATTCCGGCATCGTCGTCGACGCGCTGGACGGCGCGCCCGGCATCTACAGCGCGCGCTGGGCTGGTCCGAGCAAGGACTTCAACGCGGCGATGGCGCAGATCGAGCGGCTGCTGCAGGAGCGCGGCGCCACCACGCCCGACCGCCGAAGAGCGCATTTCGTCTCCGCGCTCTGCGTCGCCTGGCCGGACGATCATCTCGAAGAGGTCGAGGCGCGCGTCGACGGCACGCTGGTCTGGCCGCCGCGCGGGACGGCCGGCTTCGGCTACGATCCGATGTTTTTGCCCGACGGCCACGACCGCACGTTCGGCGAGATGGAAAGCATCGAGAAGCATGGGCTGCCGCCGCTTGGGCTCGGCCTGTCGCACCGCGCCCGCGCCTTCGTGAAACTGGCGGAGATCTGCCTTGAGCCGCGATAGAGCGTTTTCGAGCGAAGTGGATACCGGTTCGCGCCAGGAAAACGCGTCAAAACAAGTATCCGAAGCTTTCGGCGTCTACGTGCACTGGCCGTTCTGCCTGTCGAAATGTCCCTATTGCGACTTCAACAGCCACGTCCGCCACGCCGCGATCGACGAGGCGCGCTTCGCCGCCGCCTTTGCACGTGAGATCGAGACGACCGCGCAGCGTTCGCCGGGCCGCGAGGTCACCTCGATCTTCCTCGGCGGCGGAACGCCGTCCCTGATGCAGCCTGCAACCGTCGGCGCCGTGCTCGACGCGATCGGCAAGCATTGGACCGTCGCAGGCGACGTCGAAGTCACGCTGGAGGCGAACCCGACCAGCGTCGAAGCCACGCGCTTCGCCGGCTATCGCAGCGCCGGCGTCAACCGCGTCTCGCTCGGCGTGCAGGCGCTCGACGATGCCTCGCTGAAGGCGCTCGGCCGGATGCATAGCGCCCGCGAGGCGCTCGATGCGGTCGCCATCGCGCGCCGCTCGTTCGATCGTTACTCGTTCGACCTGATCTACGCCCGCCCCGACCAGACACCGGCGATGTGGGCAGATGAACTCCGTCTCGCCATCGATGAAGCGGCCGAGCATCTGTCGCTCTATCAATTGACGATCGAGGAAGGCACGCCGTTCTTCGGCCTGCACCAGGCCGGCAAATTGAAGACACCGGACGAAGCGGTCGCGCGGGCGCTCTACGACGTCACGCAGGAGACCTGCGAGAAGCTTGGTCTTCCGGCTTACGAGATCTCCAACCACGCGCGGCGCGGCGCCGAGTGCCGGCACAATCTGGTCTATTGGCGCGGCGATGAATATGCCGGCGTCGGTCCCGGCGCGCATGGCCGGCTCGACATCGACGGCGTGCGCCATGCCACGGCCACGGAGAAGCGTCCCGAGGCCTGGCTGCTGCGGGTCGAGACCAACGGCCACGGAATCGTCACCGACGATCTCCTCAACAGCGAAGAACGCGCCGACGAATTCCTGCTGATGGGGTTGCGCCTCGCCGAGGGCATCGACCCCGAGCGCTACAAAGGCCTGTCCGGCCGGACGCTCGATCCCAAGCGCATCGCCATGCTGCGCGAAGAAGGCGCGATCACTGTGGATGCGACGGGACGGCTGCGCGTGACCAGCAGCGGATTCCCGGTGCTGGACGCGGTGGTCGCGGATCTCGCGGCGTAGGCCCGAGCCAGATCGGCGGTGCGCTCCTCGCCCGCAAGCGGGAGAGGTGAACGATCACGCCCCAAAGCTCTTCGGCGAGCCCGCGACCGCAACGCCGCCGCCCTGCGTCACCTTCATCACCGCGAGGCCCCGTTCGTTGGTGCCATCGGCGCGGAAGCGGAACAGGCCGTCGATGCCGGCGAAGCCGGAGGCGTTGGTGAGCACGTCCGGCGAGAAGCGCGTCGTGCCCTGCGTGCGCGCGAGGGCGGCGACGAGGGCGACCGCGTCGTAGGCGAGCGTCGCGGTCCGGATCGGCTCGGCGCCGTATTTGGTGCGATAGCGGCCGGAGAATGCGCGAAAGCCAGCCGGGTCGGGCGCGGCATAGAGACCGCCTTGCAGGGCAGCGCTGGCATAGACGCGCGGACTGTCCCACAGGCCGGTGCCGAGCAGCTGGATGTTGCGCAAATTCGCGCCCGCCGCAGTCATCGCATCCGCCACCGACACGACGGCATCGCCGTCATCGGCAATGAACAGCGCATCCGCGCTGCCAAGCTGCTGCGCCACGGTCCGCGCCGGCGTGGCCCGATCGGCGCCGTATCTCTCGAAGGCAATGATGCGCCCGCCGCGCCGCGGCACCGCGGCCTTCACGGCGGCCTCGACGACATTGCCATAGGCATTGTCGGGCACCAGCACGGCGACGGAGCGCTTTCCGATGCTGGCGGAATATTCGACGATGCGATTGACGTCGGACTCCGGCAGGAACGAGAGCAGATAGACGCCGCGTCCGGCGATGCTGGAATCGGTCGAGAAGGCGATCACCGAGATGCCGCGCGTCCGCGCGACCTGCGCCACCGCCGGCACCGATTGGGCGAACAGCGGCCCGAGGATGATCTCGGCGCCCTCGTCGACGGCCTGCTGCGCGCTGGCCTGCGCGCCTTGCGGGCTGCCATTGTCGTCCTTGATCAGGAGCTGGATGTTCGGGTTCTGGAACTCGGCCAGCGCCATCTCGGCGGCATTGCGCATGGATTGCGCGGCAAGGCCGGCATTGCCGGCGGCCGAGAGCGGCAGGATCACGGCAACCTTGACCCCACCGGTGCCGGCGGTCGTCGCCTGCTGCGGCGGGCCGGCCGGCTGGGCCGGCGGCGCGGAGCTCGAGAACGGGTTGGAGAACTGGCTGAGACTCTGCTGCACGCCCGCGCAGGCCGACAGCAGGGGCGCGCCCAGCAACAGGCCGAGCGCACTCCTTCGAGTCGCCCCTGACATCAGGGACCCCGGAACGGGAGACTTTGGATAACGCGGGCCCACCATGGCAGCTTCTCTTCTGACCCGCCGTCTCGCCGGCCGGTCACGACATTCCTTCCACGACACAAGCCGCGGATTCAGACATATTGTCGGCAAATAGTTAACCAAAACAAAAGGATAATGGCCGCTTAACGCGGCCGCCTTTCCGTCCCGGCAGCTGTTCGCCGTCGCTCATGCAGCATCAAGGCGGCGTTTCCGTCGCGAATATGGCGCGAGGGCCCTCGCTCCCTCTCGACGTGATCCCGATTGATCACATTCCCGTCCGTTCCTCGCCCCTCACTTCGGCACGATCTTTTTCGGCGAGCCGGTTCCCAGCCCTGCGGATCGTGCCTAAGTTGATCTCATTATGCGCGCAAAGCCGGCCCCGATAAATACGCCTGAAGCTCAAGACGCCGCCTCGCGCGGTTTCTCCATCGATGCCCACCGGATCGCGGCGCCGAAAGCGGCCCCGGGCCTGCATCTGGTGGCGACGCCGATCGGCAATCTCGGCGACATCACGCTGCGTGCGCTCCAGACCCTCGCCGGCGTCGATGTCATCGCCTGCGAAGACACCCGCATCACACGGCGCCTGACCGAGCGCTACGCTATTACCGCGCAGCTCAAGCAATATCACGAGCACAACGCCGAAGTCGCGCGCCCGAAGATCCTCGAGGCGCTTGCCGCAGGCGGCTCGATCGCGCTGGTCTCGGACGCCGGCACGCCGCTGATCTCCGATCCG
The nucleotide sequence above comes from Bradyrhizobium sp. NDS-1. Encoded proteins:
- the rph gene encoding ribonuclease PH, which gives rise to MRPSRRAPDELRPVTLERGVVKYAEGSCLVKFGDTHVLVTATLEERLPPWLKGQGRGWVTAEYGMLPRATSERTRREASAGKQSGRTVEIQRLIGRSLRTIVDLEALGERQITVDCDVLQADGGTRTASITGAWVALADCINWMKARNMIKANVMRDNVAAISCGIYNGTPVLDLDYAEDSEAQTDANFVLTGDGRIVEVQGTAEREPFTQDEFLKLMALAQKGIARLVDLQKLAVA
- the hrcA gene encoding heat-inducible transcriptional repressor HrcA, with translation MTHHDPIHLIAPRAGLAQLNERSRDIFRQIVESYLATGEPVGSRNISRLIAMPLSPASVRNVMADLEQLGLIYAPHTSAGRLPTELGLRFFVDALMQVGDLNEAERQSIQSQLTSVGQAHSVEAALDQALTRLSGLTRAAAVVLTPKSNARLKHIEFVRLEPEKALVILVGEDGQVENRVLSLPPGVPSSAITEAGNFLNARIRGRTLAEARLELETALGEARAELDQLTQKVISAGIASWSGGENEDRQLIVRGHANLLEDLHALEDLERVRLLFDDLETKRGVIDLLGRAETAEGVRIFIGSENKLFSLSGSSTIISPYRDAAGHIVGVLGVIGPTRLNYARVIPTVDYAARIVSRLLGG
- a CDS encoding penicillin-binding protein activator, producing the protein MVGPRYPKSPVPGSLMSGATRRSALGLLLGAPLLSACAGVQQSLSQFSNPFSSSAPPAQPAGPPQQATTAGTGGVKVAVILPLSAAGNAGLAAQSMRNAAEMALAEFQNPNIQLLIKDDNGSPQGAQASAQQAVDEGAEIILGPLFAQSVPAVAQVARTRGISVIAFSTDSSIAGRGVYLLSFLPESDVNRIVEYSASIGKRSVAVLVPDNAYGNVVEAAVKAAVPRRGGRIIAFERYGADRATPARTVAQQLGSADALFIADDGDAVVSVADAMTAAGANLRNIQLLGTGLWDSPRVYASAALQGGLYAAPDPAGFRAFSGRYRTKYGAEPIRTATLAYDAVALVAALARTQGTTRFSPDVLTNASGFAGIDGLFRFRADGTNERGLAVMKVTQGGGVAVAGSPKSFGA
- the hemW gene encoding radical SAM family heme chaperone HemW; amino-acid sequence: MDTGSRQENASKQVSEAFGVYVHWPFCLSKCPYCDFNSHVRHAAIDEARFAAAFAREIETTAQRSPGREVTSIFLGGGTPSLMQPATVGAVLDAIGKHWTVAGDVEVTLEANPTSVEATRFAGYRSAGVNRVSLGVQALDDASLKALGRMHSAREALDAVAIARRSFDRYSFDLIYARPDQTPAMWADELRLAIDEAAEHLSLYQLTIEEGTPFFGLHQAGKLKTPDEAVARALYDVTQETCEKLGLPAYEISNHARRGAECRHNLVYWRGDEYAGVGPGAHGRLDIDGVRHATATEKRPEAWLLRVETNGHGIVTDDLLNSEERADEFLLMGLRLAEGIDPERYKGLSGRTLDPKRIAMLREEGAITVDATGRLRVTSSGFPVLDAVVADLAA
- the dnaK gene encoding molecular chaperone DnaK; amino-acid sequence: MGKVIGIDLGTTNSCVAVMDGKNAKVIENSEGMRTTPSIVAVTDDGERLVGQPAKRQAVTNPERTFFAVKRLIGRRYDDPMVEKDKKLVPYKIVKASNGDAWVEADGQTYSPSQVSAFILQKMKETAEAHLGQKVDQAVITVPAYFNDAQRQATKDAGKIAGLEVLRIINEPTAAALAYGLDKTKTGTIAVYDLGGGTFDISILEIGDGVFEVKSTNGDTFLGGEDFDMRLVGYLADEFQKEQGINLRNDKLALQRLKEAAEKAKIELSSTTQTEINLPFITADQTGPKHLTMKLTRAKFEALVDDLVQKTVEPCRKALKDAGVTAGEIGEVVLVGGMSRMPKVQEVVKQLFGKEPHKGVNPDEVVAIGAAIQAGVLQGDVKDVLLLDVTPLSLGIETLGGVFTRIIDRNTTIPTKKSQVFSTAEDSQNAVTIRVFQGEREMAADNKMLGQFDLMGIPPAPRGMPQIEVTFDIDANGIVNVSAKDKATGKEQQIRIQASGGLSEADIEKMVKDAEANAEADKKRREAVTAKNEADGLVHSTEKALAEHGSKVGETERRAIEDAVGDLKEALKGDDAEAIKAKTQTLAQASMKLGEAMYKQQAEADAKKDAAKDDVVDAEFTEVDDDKNNKKSA
- the pncA gene encoding bifunctional nicotinamidase/pyrazinamidase, which codes for MLDRRQVFAMLGTTALASLAPTALFAAAPIKPDETSALLVIDVQNCFLPGGSLAVKEGEQVVPIINKISKAFANVVMTQDWHTPGHVSFASVHSGKKPFETVDLPYGKQVLWPDHCVQGTEGAALSKDLAIPHAELIIRKGFHKNVDSYSAFLEADGKTSTGLAGYLKGRKIKRVFVAGLATDFCVAWTALDGRKAGFEVYVVEDACRGIDTQGSLAKAWADMAKAGVKRIQSADIAVSA
- the rdgB gene encoding RdgB/HAM1 family non-canonical purine NTP pyrophosphatase is translated as MHRRITDKLVIATHNPGKLAEMRELLAPYGIAAVSAGELGLGEPDETGGDFRSNAAIKAIAAAQATKLPAFADDSGIVVDALDGAPGIYSARWAGPSKDFNAAMAQIERLLQERGATTPDRRRAHFVSALCVAWPDDHLEEVEARVDGTLVWPPRGTAGFGYDPMFLPDGHDRTFGEMESIEKHGLPPLGLGLSHRARAFVKLAEICLEPR
- the grpE gene encoding nucleotide exchange factor GrpE, which encodes MTDRDRQPEDTTAPTPEPVVSKPYIMPDDPEPGSVETLQKEATEARDRMLRTLAEMENLRKRTAKEVADARLYGITGFARDVLDIADNLQRALDAVPAEARATADPGLTSLIEGVELTERSLLNALEKHGVKKLDPQGQKFDPNFHQAMYEVPDPSVPSGTVVQIMQAGYTIGERVLRPALVGVAKGGAKAAPAANNNESSDAPN